In Paenibacillus durus, the DNA window TTCCATGCTGTCCATGTGGCTGTTCCGCGTCGTGCTTGGTTATATTTTGGGCATTGTTCTGGACTTAGGCGTTCTTGGCGTCTGGCTTGCGATGGACTGTGAATGGGCAGTACGGGGCGGGATTTTTCTCAAACGGTTCCTCGGAAAAAAATGGTACCAGCACCGCCTTATCTAATAGGCAGACTGTCAGGTCTGGTGCCAGCTGGGTGTTCCCTTCTATTTATGTTGTAAAGAGATTCATTGCCAGCATAGAGGGATTGCCTTATTATGGATTTAAACATTCCATCTTAAGGAGGTACATGAATGGCGCATATCATTTTCTATACCAAGCCCGGTTGTATGGGAGCGGTCCGCCAAAAGTCGCTGCTGGAAAGTTACGGTCATACGCTGGAGGAACGGTCGCTGCTGAGTACGGAGTGGACACCCGAGACGCTGCAGCCCTATCTTGCAGACTTGGAGCTGAAAGATTGGTTCAACCCGAACGCCCCTGCGGTCAAATCGGGTCAGGTCATTCCGGGAGCCCTTTCCCGGGAGGAGACGCTGGAGTTGTTATGCAGCGATCCCATCCTGATTAAGCGCCCGCTCATGAATATCGGCGGTCAGGTTCTTGCAGGTTTCGATGCGGAACATCTGAAGGAGATTGGCCTCTGTGAAGTTCCCTCCGGTTACAATACAGGCTGCCATAGCCAGGATCAGGGCGGCGCCTGCGCTTCCGGGTCGTGAACAAGCTTTGCCGGATTTAATAGTGACGCTGTGGTGAGAGTAGAGTGCCTTAACAGGCGCTCTTTTTTAGTTTTGCCGCCTGATTCCCGTTGCATTACCGTAGCCTAGCCTGCTATTCCAATGTTAACTTAGCTCCCGCAGTTTCCAAATGTTTAATGAACAGCCTTGGTATTCTTTCAGGCAGGCAGTATAGTGTTGTTAATATGCCGGCACTTACAGTAGGAGGGGGATACGAATGTCGAGCAGGATTGCGATAGGCAGCAGCGATGGGCAATGGATTGACCAGCATTTCGGCAGCTGCGAACAGTTTATGGTTTATGATGTATCCGCGGAGGGCGAGTGGACACTGGCGGAAGTCCGCAAGACAGGAAATGACGGCCTCACCGGCAGACACAGCCAGGAGCAGTTGAACAAAATAATAGGCCTTTTATCCGATTGCAGCACAGTGCTTGTCAGCCGGATCGGCATGGGGGTCGGCGAGGAGCTTAAGGAGCGCGGGATAGCGTTCAGCACCGATTATATCTCGCTTAAGCATGCTCAGGAGAAGCTTATTACCACCTGATCCTTCGCTGCTGGAGCTGTTAACAATACACTTGGGATGCTATCAAAAAGTTGGTCAGTAACGAAACCAACCCGCTGTAGCAGCGGGTTGGTTGTTTTTCACTCTCTAACTCATTCCTCACTTGTTACCCGCAGCCCCTGCGAGCACAGACGTTCCAAACAGCAGTTCATCGTAAACCCCAAGCATTTCTTCCGCCACGCGCCCCACGCGGTAATAGTCCAGTCCTGCCCCGGCCTGGGTGCGGTAGTGCTGGCGCTTTGCCTCATTGGAGAGAAACTCCCCAATTGCTGCGGAGAGCGCCTTGGCGTCCCGGGGAGGAACCAGAATTCCCGCTTCTCCATAATCCAGTGCTTCGGGGATGCCGTCCACATCGGTGGCTACGATGGCGCAGCCCGATTCCCGGGCCTCGATCAGGACAAGCCCGAACGGTTCCTTATGGGAAGCCAGGACGAATACATCTGCGGCTTTCATCCAGCGGCGGCTCTCGGCCTGGAAGCCTGCGAACCGGATTCTGCCGGAAAAAGGCGAGGCCGCAGCCCGCTCCTCGAACTTGGCACGGTCCGGCCCGTCGCCTACGATATAGAGCCTTGCTTGCGGATGGTCGCCCGCAAGAAGATCGAAGGCGTCGATGAGATCGGAGATCCCCTTACGCTCGTACATACCGGCAACCGTGATGATAGCCTGCCCTTCCAAGGGGATAGGACCGGAATCAGAATCGCGCGGGCTTCCAATGGTGCCGTTCAGAATGACGCGAAGCTTGTCCTTGCCGACACCCCGGCCAGCCATGGCCTTGGAAACTGCCTGGCTAACGGCGATCACTCTGTCGCCAACCTTCATGTAGTCCGCGCTTTTTTGAAACTCGTTATGAACATGAGTCACGACCTTATATTTACGGAAGCCTTTCAGATAGCGGGCGAGTATCGCTCCGGTCATCATGTGCGCATGAATGATATCGGGTGAGAAGTCTGCGACTACCCGTCTGAAATTAAAAACAGCCCGCATCAGCTGAGCGGGCCTTCTTGTCTGGTCCAGATAGTAATGCCGGATGTTGTACCTGGCAATAAGCTCTTCATACTGTCCGCCCGCCGATACGATGCACACCTGATGATTTCTTGCTGCCTGTTCGCAAGCCAGGTCGACCATAACGTTAACGATTCCGTTACCCGTTTCCTTCACATGATTGGCGATATGAAGAATACGCACGAGGTTCCCTCCTTTAAACTGGGCGTTTCTCGCTTTCGATGACATAGACCGGCTTCTCACGTTTTTTTTCCCGGCCGTAAAGTTCATAGAGTTTGATTTCCTTGAGAAACTCATAATACATCCAGAAAAAGGCGACGCTGAAACCGGCAACTCCTTTCGTAATCATTTTGCGGACGAACAGGGTATAGATCAGCTTGGCGGGGGGTCTGAACAGAAGTCTCATCAGACTGAAGGCTTTTCTTCGATCATAATCTTTTCGGGCTTCGAGATCGGTGTACTTGTTAAAGCGCTGTACATGGTCCTGAATGCTGCGGTAGCCGTGATGCCAGAGTGTTCCATCCAAACAAGGGACTGCGGAGGGATCGACATCCGGGCCTTCGTGAACGAGGACGTCCTTCATCCGCACTTCATCTTTTTTGTACAGCCTCACGAGATGCTCGCCCTTTGGCATCCACTTGCCGAGAAAATCGCCGATCCGGTACACTGTATAGGCTTTCACCTTATTCTCCGGCTCCTTTTTCCAGTCCATCAGCGACTTCTGGAGCTCTTCGCTTACCTCCTCATCTGAGTCGATAAAAAAGATCCAGTTGCTGGGCGCATGATCCGCCCCGAATATTCGCTGTTTGGCATATCCCGGCCAGGGATTATGGTAGACGGTGCAGCCGAGCCGCTTCGCAATGAGGACCGTTCCGTCGGTGCTGCCTCCATCGACGACGACGATATCGTCCGCAAAGGGACGGCAGGAGAGAATGGCCTGCTCAATCTTCTCTTCCTCGTTCTGTGTGATAATCACAACGGACAATCGTTTGCTGTCAGTCAATGTTTAGTTCACCTCTTTTTTGGCGGTTACCGCTATGTTAAGTTGTCCGGGTCTAACGCTTCACTTCTTATAATTCCAGAGAATAATAGGTTTTAGGTTTAGTTTAATCCCAAAGTTAAACTAGTGTATATACCTCAATAGTTCACCTTATATTCATCCTTTTGAATGAGTGCGTGAATGGCGGATACGCCGGCCGGATTGCGAGGCCAAACCGAAACACAAAATTGTAACAATGTGATAGAAATATTCAGGATTTTTAAACAAGAATATTGACGTAATAAAAGCAAAACAATATAATCCTATCAAGTAACTCGGAATTGTAAGTTTTGGCGAAATCAAAGGCAATTCTTAAATAAAGTCGAGCGGACAGCCGCAGGCCGTATTCTTTCTTCTCCCGGAAGAAAGAAGCGGCCTTTTGTGTTTAACGAAAGGCCTGCGCCGCAGCTTTATCTTAATTTAACGAGAGGAGTAATGCAGATGTCCCGCTATCCATTGATCTCCACGGACGCGATAACCGATGCTTCCCCAGAGGAGAATACTAAGCAGTCGATCATTTCGATCCGGAAGCTCGGCAAATCTTTTGTATCCGGCAGCGGCAAGGGGGCAGTTCGCTATCAGGTGCTGAAAGATGTCGATCTGAACATTCAGAGGGGGGAGTTTTTTATCCTTCTGGGTCCTAGCGGTTGCGGCAAGTCCACATTGCTTAACCTGATCGCCGGTTTTGAGAAGCAGACCGAAGGCGAATTGCTCGTGGACGGACAGACCATTGACCGGCCTGGAAAAGAGCGGGCCATGGTTTTCCAGCATCCGGATGCTTCCCTGTTCCCTTGGCTGAATGTCCGGGAGAACATCGAATTCGGCCTGCGTATGCAGGGGGTGAGCCGCGGGGAACGCAAGGCTGTCTCCGACCGGTATATCGAACTGGCGGGCCTAACGGGGCATGAGCGTAAATTTCCTCGTGAGCTGTCGGGCGGCATGAAGCAGCGGGTTCAGATCGCAAGGGTACTCGCGAATGACCCGGAGCTTTTGCTGATGGATGAACCGCTGGGGGCCCTGGATGCGTTCACCCGCAGAATAATGCAGGATGAACTGGTGCGGATATGGACGGAGACCAAGAAGACGGTCATTTTTGTAACGCATGATATTCAGGAGGCGGTGCTGCTCGGGGGCCGCATCGGCATTATGTCCATAGGTCCGGACTCGCGCGTGTTCGAAATTATGGATAACCGTCTTGAGTATCCCCGTGACATCACCTCGCGGGAGTTCAATTTAATGCAGAAAAAGCTCCAAAGCATCTTCCAGGACGATCTGTATTTTCATTTATAAGCCACTCTGAAAGGAGGCAAAAATACGATGCGTTATGTTCGGAAAGGATTGAAGGCCGGCCTTATTTCCTGGCTGCTGTTCCTGATCGTGTGGCAGCTGGTGGCCATGAACTCAAATCCGGACTATTTCCCCACTCCGATCCAGACTTTGCAGGGGGCGGTGGAACTGTTCACGGACAATTCACTGGTCTCTTACGTCTTAATCAGCTTTAAGCGGGTGGTGCTCGGATGGCTGCTGGGCAGTCTGCTGGGCATTCCGGCCGGCCTCTTGATCGGCAGGTTCAGATGGCTGCGGGAACTGGTCGAGCCTTATCTGAACTTCTTCCGGTTCATTCCGGCGCTGGCCTTTATTACCCTGTTTATACTGTGGTTTGGGATCGGAGAGCAGTCAAAAGTCATTCTTATCATGTATGCGACGCTGTTCATTGTCGTGTTGAACACGGCTGCGGGTGTAGTGAATGTGGAGGATGACAAAATCCGGTCGGCACGGTCGCTGGGA includes these proteins:
- a CDS encoding NifB/NifX family molybdenum-iron cluster-binding protein; translation: MSSRIAIGSSDGQWIDQHFGSCEQFMVYDVSAEGEWTLAEVRKTGNDGLTGRHSQEQLNKIIGLLSDCSTVLVSRIGMGVGEELKERGIAFSTDYISLKHAQEKLITT
- a CDS encoding glycosyltransferase family 4 protein translates to MRILHIANHVKETGNGIVNVMVDLACEQAARNHQVCIVSAGGQYEELIARYNIRHYYLDQTRRPAQLMRAVFNFRRVVADFSPDIIHAHMMTGAILARYLKGFRKYKVVTHVHNEFQKSADYMKVGDRVIAVSQAVSKAMAGRGVGKDKLRVILNGTIGSPRDSDSGPIPLEGQAIITVAGMYERKGISDLIDAFDLLAGDHPQARLYIVGDGPDRAKFEERAAASPFSGRIRFAGFQAESRRWMKAADVFVLASHKEPFGLVLIEARESGCAIVATDVDGIPEALDYGEAGILVPPRDAKALSAAIGEFLSNEAKRQHYRTQAGAGLDYYRVGRVAEEMLGVYDELLFGTSVLAGAAGNK
- a CDS encoding ArsC/Spx/MgsR family protein, producing the protein MAHIIFYTKPGCMGAVRQKSLLESYGHTLEERSLLSTEWTPETLQPYLADLELKDWFNPNAPAVKSGQVIPGALSREETLELLCSDPILIKRPLMNIGGQVLAGFDAEHLKEIGLCEVPSGYNTGCHSQDQGGACASGS
- a CDS encoding glycosyltransferase family 2 protein, whose translation is MTDSKRLSVVIITQNEEEKIEQAILSCRPFADDIVVVDGGSTDGTVLIAKRLGCTVYHNPWPGYAKQRIFGADHAPSNWIFFIDSDEEVSEELQKSLMDWKKEPENKVKAYTVYRIGDFLGKWMPKGEHLVRLYKKDEVRMKDVLVHEGPDVDPSAVPCLDGTLWHHGYRSIQDHVQRFNKYTDLEARKDYDRRKAFSLMRLLFRPPAKLIYTLFVRKMITKGVAGFSVAFFWMYYEFLKEIKLYELYGREKKREKPVYVIESEKRPV
- a CDS encoding ABC transporter ATP-binding protein; the encoded protein is MSRYPLISTDAITDASPEENTKQSIISIRKLGKSFVSGSGKGAVRYQVLKDVDLNIQRGEFFILLGPSGCGKSTLLNLIAGFEKQTEGELLVDGQTIDRPGKERAMVFQHPDASLFPWLNVRENIEFGLRMQGVSRGERKAVSDRYIELAGLTGHERKFPRELSGGMKQRVQIARVLANDPELLLMDEPLGALDAFTRRIMQDELVRIWTETKKTVIFVTHDIQEAVLLGGRIGIMSIGPDSRVFEIMDNRLEYPRDITSREFNLMQKKLQSIFQDDLYFHL
- a CDS encoding ABC transporter permease; the encoded protein is MRYVRKGLKAGLISWLLFLIVWQLVAMNSNPDYFPTPIQTLQGAVELFTDNSLVSYVLISFKRVVLGWLLGSLLGIPAGLLIGRFRWLRELVEPYLNFFRFIPALAFITLFILWFGIGEQSKVILIMYATLFIVVLNTAAGVVNVEDDKIRSARSLGASERQILIHVIIPAVVPAFFNGVRLAMGNSFMAIVGAEMIAANEGVGYLIWTSRLYSKTDWIFVGLLLLGLMGFAGDQLLRWMGKTTLGRYGIAKETRFGK